The following are from one region of the Mesorhizobium sp. B2-8-5 genome:
- a CDS encoding amidohydrolase family protein produces the protein MDCIVDQTHFLNARLADGTVADLAVAGGRFSAIVPAANATTPPAGAIDLAGQLVLPAFVEGHIHLDTSFYGDAWRPHIPCTNGFDVRERVAFQMRNLEQAAPMEERAKSQLELCVGNGSLTMRSHVMVDAAVGLKHVETILGVREKYRDLIDIQLVAFPQSGILSSPGTAELLDEALKLGCDLIGGLDPASFDRDVKGHLDVVFGLAEKHGAGVDIHLHDRGTLGLFEIEEIVARTAALGMQGKVAVSHAYGLGDISADALAGAGERIAAAGVAIMTNAPGDHPFPPVAALRKAGVTVFAGSDNIRDSWWPYGDGDMLNRANMIGYRSGFYEDRELEAAYDVVSHAGAKALGLEGYNIAVGAKADFVALKAEHVPEAVVAVPKERTVYRAGREVARGGKVAA, from the coding sequence ATGGATTGCATCGTGGACCAGACTCATTTTCTCAACGCCAGGCTTGCCGACGGCACGGTCGCTGACCTCGCCGTCGCCGGCGGCCGTTTCAGCGCCATCGTGCCTGCAGCCAATGCGACGACGCCGCCGGCTGGCGCCATCGATCTCGCCGGCCAACTCGTGCTGCCGGCTTTCGTCGAGGGTCATATCCATCTCGACACCTCCTTCTATGGCGATGCCTGGCGCCCGCACATTCCCTGCACCAATGGTTTTGACGTGCGCGAGCGGGTCGCCTTCCAGATGCGCAATCTCGAGCAGGCCGCGCCGATGGAAGAGCGCGCGAAAAGCCAGCTCGAGCTCTGCGTCGGCAATGGCAGCCTTACCATGCGCAGCCATGTCATGGTCGACGCCGCGGTCGGGCTGAAGCATGTCGAGACGATCCTTGGCGTGCGGGAGAAATACCGCGACTTGATCGACATCCAACTCGTCGCCTTCCCGCAGAGCGGCATTCTGTCCTCGCCAGGCACCGCGGAGCTGCTCGACGAGGCGCTCAAGCTCGGCTGCGACCTGATCGGCGGGCTCGATCCGGCAAGCTTCGACCGCGATGTGAAAGGCCATCTCGATGTCGTCTTCGGCCTTGCCGAAAAGCACGGCGCCGGCGTCGACATCCACCTGCATGACCGCGGCACGCTTGGCCTGTTCGAGATCGAGGAGATCGTCGCCCGGACCGCGGCACTGGGCATGCAGGGAAAAGTCGCCGTCAGCCACGCCTACGGGTTGGGCGACATCTCCGCCGATGCGTTGGCCGGAGCCGGCGAGCGGATCGCTGCCGCCGGCGTCGCCATCATGACCAACGCGCCCGGCGATCATCCTTTCCCGCCGGTGGCCGCGCTGCGCAAGGCGGGCGTCACGGTCTTCGCCGGCTCCGACAACATCCGCGATTCGTGGTGGCCCTATGGCGATGGCGACATGCTCAACCGCGCCAACATGATCGGCTACCGCTCCGGCTTCTACGAGGACCGGGAACTGGAAGCCGCTTACGACGTGGTGAGCCATGCCGGCGCCAAGGCGCTCGGGCTCGAGGGCTACAACATCGCCGTCGGCGCCAAGGCGGATTTCGTCGCGCTGAAGGCAGAGCATGTCCCGGAAGCGGTGGTCGCTGTGCCGAAGGAGCGCACCGTCTATCGCGCGGGCAGGGAAGTGGCGCGAGGCGGGAAGGTGGCGGCGTAG
- a CDS encoding S1C family serine protease: MTIEKISRSVVAVRATVPDDAFTANALGTRREGSGVVIRDNGLVLTIGYLITEAEEVWLTDQDGRVVAAHALAYDQETGFGLVQALSPLNLPAVQFGNARKTNVGDAVTLADGIGQQVDAHIVTKQEFAGYWEYLIDEAIFIAPAHPSWGGAALFDRDGKLLGVGSLRLQMSRAGEVADINMVVPIDLLTPILDDLIKRGQAAKAPRPWLGAFSAESNGMVVVMSVAEGGPAAQAGLRQGDIISDVRDGEVDGLADFYRKLWQNPAGAEIPLRVVRDGRETWLRVKSADRNSFLKKPQLQ, translated from the coding sequence ATGACCATCGAGAAAATTTCGCGCTCCGTCGTTGCCGTGCGCGCCACGGTGCCGGACGACGCTTTCACCGCCAATGCGCTGGGCACGCGCCGCGAAGGCAGCGGCGTGGTGATCCGCGACAATGGCCTGGTGCTCACCATCGGCTATCTCATCACCGAGGCCGAGGAGGTGTGGCTGACCGACCAGGACGGCCGCGTGGTCGCCGCGCACGCGCTTGCCTATGACCAGGAAACCGGCTTCGGCCTTGTTCAGGCGCTGTCGCCGCTCAACCTTCCGGCTGTGCAGTTCGGCAATGCCAGGAAGACCAATGTCGGCGATGCCGTGACGCTCGCCGACGGCATCGGCCAGCAGGTCGACGCTCACATCGTCACCAAGCAGGAATTCGCCGGCTACTGGGAGTATCTGATCGACGAGGCGATCTTCATTGCGCCCGCCCACCCATCCTGGGGCGGGGCCGCGCTGTTCGATCGCGACGGCAAGCTGCTAGGCGTCGGATCGCTGCGCCTGCAGATGAGCCGCGCCGGCGAGGTGGCCGACATCAACATGGTCGTGCCGATCGATCTTCTGACGCCGATTCTGGACGATCTCATCAAGCGCGGCCAGGCGGCCAAGGCGCCGCGTCCGTGGCTTGGCGCCTTCTCGGCCGAGTCGAACGGCATGGTGGTGGTGATGAGCGTGGCCGAAGGTGGCCCGGCCGCCCAGGCCGGCCTGCGCCAGGGCGATATCATCTCCGACGTGCGCGACGGCGAAGTCGACGGTCTGGCCGATTTCTACAGAAAACTCTGGCAGAACCCGGCCGGCGCGGAGATTCCGCTGCGCGTCGTGCGCGACGGTCGCGAGACCTGGCTGCGCGTCAAATCCGCCGACCGCAATTCCTTCCTGAAGAAACCGCAGTTGCAGTAG
- a CDS encoding YbhB/YbcL family Raf kinase inhibitor-like protein — translation MTTLRLGFIMLVLVASAGHAAAFEISSPSVSDSKWDAKYLGDKPGCGGQSISIALAWKDPPAGTKSYALTMFDTDANGGKGFWHWLAWNIPASAKGLKEGAGAQSGKRMPKGAVLGKGGVGRAGYFGPCPPPGSGQHHYVFTLYALGEKTLRTPDNPLPDMVSVAAKSSALGVASVTYTFGR, via the coding sequence ATGACAACCTTGCGTCTCGGCTTCATCATGCTTGTCCTTGTCGCCTCCGCCGGCCATGCGGCGGCCTTCGAGATCTCCAGCCCGTCGGTTTCGGACAGCAAATGGGACGCGAAATATCTCGGCGACAAGCCCGGCTGCGGTGGGCAAAGCATCTCGATCGCCCTTGCCTGGAAGGATCCGCCCGCCGGCACCAAGAGTTACGCGCTGACCATGTTCGACACCGACGCCAATGGCGGCAAGGGTTTCTGGCACTGGCTGGCCTGGAACATCCCGGCGAGCGCCAAGGGTCTGAAAGAAGGCGCCGGCGCGCAGAGCGGCAAGCGCATGCCCAAGGGGGCGGTGCTCGGCAAGGGCGGCGTCGGCCGCGCCGGCTATTTCGGCCCATGCCCGCCGCCGGGCAGCGGCCAGCATCACTATGTCTTTACGCTCTATGCACTGGGCGAAAAGACGCTGCGTACGCCGGACAATCCGTTACCGGACATGGTCTCGGTCGCCGCCAAGAGCTCCGCGCTCGGCGTGGCGAGTGTGACGTATACATTCGGGAGGTAG
- a CDS encoding PLP-dependent aminotransferase family protein encodes MKASEIRELLKLLDQPDIISFAGGIPDPSLFPAEAIADAYQAVLGGKEAGAALQYQVSEGFLPLRKWLAGEMGKLGVPCDEGNIFITSGSQQGLDYLGKLFLSPGDTALVTWPTYLGALQAFNAYEPRYDRLNPAGGNMTPEAYCAAAAAPSAFSKGGGKVKFAYLVPDFANPTGNTLDAKQREAVLDLAGELDIAVIEDAAYRALRYDGEGVPPILALDCARSGGIDHARTLYCGSFSKILSPGMRVGWVCAPRHVVEKLVLMKQASDLHSPSINQIVMHRVAETIFDAQVDKLIGAYRKRRDALLSALEANMPDGISWSRPDGGMFVWLTLPDGADATELLARSVKDARVAFVPGNAFYADGTGRNTLRMSFTLADDRAVNEGVPRLAKLLRG; translated from the coding sequence ATGAAGGCTTCGGAAATCCGCGAGCTGTTGAAGCTGCTCGACCAGCCGGACATCATCTCCTTCGCCGGCGGCATTCCCGACCCGTCGCTGTTTCCGGCCGAAGCCATCGCCGATGCCTACCAGGCTGTGCTGGGCGGCAAGGAGGCGGGGGCCGCGCTGCAGTACCAGGTCAGCGAAGGTTTCCTGCCGCTGCGCAAATGGCTGGCCGGTGAAATGGGCAAGCTCGGTGTCCCGTGCGACGAGGGCAACATCTTCATCACCTCCGGCTCGCAGCAGGGGCTCGACTATCTCGGCAAGCTGTTCCTGTCGCCCGGCGACACGGCCTTGGTCACCTGGCCGACCTATCTCGGCGCGCTGCAGGCCTTCAACGCCTACGAGCCGCGCTACGACCGGCTCAACCCGGCCGGCGGCAACATGACGCCGGAGGCTTATTGCGCCGCGGCGGCCGCCCCCTCTGCTTTTTCCAAAGGGGGCGGCAAGGTGAAGTTCGCCTATCTGGTGCCGGATTTCGCCAACCCGACCGGCAACACGCTGGACGCCAAGCAGCGCGAGGCGGTGCTCGACCTTGCCGGCGAACTCGACATCGCCGTCATCGAGGACGCGGCCTACCGCGCGCTGCGCTATGACGGCGAAGGCGTGCCGCCGATCCTGGCGCTCGACTGCGCCCGCTCCGGCGGCATCGATCATGCGCGCACGCTCTATTGCGGCTCGTTTTCGAAGATACTGTCGCCCGGCATGCGCGTCGGCTGGGTCTGCGCGCCGCGCCATGTCGTGGAAAAGCTGGTGCTGATGAAGCAGGCATCCGACCTGCACAGCCCCTCGATCAACCAGATCGTCATGCACCGGGTCGCCGAGACCATCTTCGATGCCCAGGTGGACAAGCTGATCGGCGCCTACCGCAAGCGCCGGGACGCGCTGCTTTCGGCGCTGGAAGCCAACATGCCCGACGGTATTTCCTGGAGCCGCCCGGACGGCGGCATGTTCGTCTGGCTGACGCTGCCGGATGGCGCTGACGCCACCGAACTTTTGGCGCGCTCGGTCAAGGATGCGCGCGTCGCCTTCGTGCCGGGCAACGCCTTCTACGCCGACGGCACCGGCCGCAACACGCTGCGCATGTCGTTCACCCTTGCCGACGACCGCGCGGTGAACGAAGGCGTGCCGAGACTGGCGAAGCTGCTGCGGGGGTAA
- a CDS encoding sulfotransferase family protein — MTLEVIGAGFGRTGTWSTFAALNRLGFPSYHMQEVIINKANKGHLDFWRKVANSPPGSQHDWNRVFSNYRATVDNPGCCVWRELMAAYPDAKVLLTLHPRGGEAWYDSTIDTIYFTENVWQFKVLEWLTPFGRKFGDMSRKLIWGRTLKGVMNDRDKAVARYNSYIDEVKAAVPPEKLLVFKVSDGWAPLCDFLGVALPNEPFPNLNDRASIKKIINEMIMGSYLMLAGVAVLIALAVGGLWWWLG; from the coding sequence ATGACACTCGAAGTCATCGGGGCCGGTTTCGGCCGCACCGGCACGTGGTCGACTTTCGCCGCGCTGAACCGGCTGGGCTTTCCGAGCTACCATATGCAGGAAGTCATCATCAACAAGGCCAACAAGGGCCACCTCGACTTCTGGCGCAAGGTGGCGAATAGCCCGCCGGGCAGCCAGCACGACTGGAACCGGGTCTTTTCCAACTACCGGGCGACCGTCGACAATCCGGGCTGCTGCGTGTGGCGCGAGCTGATGGCCGCTTATCCCGACGCTAAAGTGCTGTTGACGCTGCATCCGCGCGGAGGCGAAGCCTGGTATGACAGCACAATCGACACGATCTACTTCACCGAGAACGTCTGGCAATTTAAAGTGCTGGAATGGCTCACACCCTTCGGCCGCAAGTTCGGCGATATGTCGCGCAAGCTGATCTGGGGCCGAACGCTGAAGGGCGTGATGAACGACCGCGATAAAGCGGTGGCGCGCTACAATTCCTATATCGACGAGGTGAAGGCGGCGGTGCCGCCGGAGAAGCTTTTGGTGTTCAAGGTCAGCGACGGCTGGGCGCCGCTTTGCGATTTCCTCGGGGTCGCGCTGCCCAACGAGCCCTTCCCCAATCTCAACGACCGCGCCAGCATCAAGAAGATCATCAACGAGATGATCATGGGATCCTATCTGATGCTTGCCGGCGTTGCGGTCCTGATCGCGCTGGCGGTCGGCGGTTTATGGTGGTGGCTGGGATAG
- a CDS encoding isochorismatase family protein, producing MPETAPSAAAPLIVIDLQTNMFDGRFEPPIHDADTIAERARRLIDWARRSGRKVAFIRHDGPEGDPLAPGASGWPVWPLLGQAADEPTFGKSVGNAFSNPDLAEWVAGQGADDVVLLGAQTDFCVAATVKGAFAEGLGVTVVSDAHSTLDSLKEKAPDIIARHNEAFEGQGARMTTTAELVGS from the coding sequence ATGCCAGAGACCGCCCCCTCCGCCGCTGCGCCGCTGATCGTCATCGATCTGCAGACCAACATGTTCGACGGCCGTTTCGAGCCGCCGATCCACGACGCCGACACGATCGCCGAGCGCGCCCGCAGGCTGATCGACTGGGCGCGGCGTTCCGGCCGCAAGGTGGCGTTCATCCGCCATGACGGGCCGGAGGGCGACCCGCTGGCGCCGGGCGCTTCCGGCTGGCCGGTATGGCCGCTGCTCGGCCAGGCCGCCGACGAACCGACCTTCGGCAAAAGCGTCGGCAACGCCTTCTCCAACCCAGACCTCGCCGAATGGGTGGCGGGGCAGGGTGCTGACGACGTCGTGCTTCTTGGCGCCCAGACCGATTTCTGCGTCGCCGCTACCGTGAAGGGAGCCTTCGCCGAGGGGCTTGGGGTCACCGTGGTCTCCGACGCGCATTCGACGCTGGATTCACTGAAGGAGAAGGCGCCCGATATCATCGCTCGCCACAACGAGGCCTTCGAGGGGCAGGGCGCGCGGATGACGACCACGGCGGAGCTGGTTGGGAGTTGA
- a CDS encoding amidase gives MLNLHLVEASIADLRSGLEDGTVTSVELVGAYLNRIVHYDRHGIALNAVPILNPNMFEEAEASDRRRREGKALGPLDGIPYTAKDSYKAKGLTVAAGSPAFQHLVAGEDAFTIARLRAAGAVLIGLTNMPPMANGGMQRGVYGRAESPYNKDFLTAAFASGSSNGSGTATAASFAAFGLGEETWSSGRAPASNNALVAYTPSRGVISVRGNWPLVPTMDVVVPHTRTIPDMLELLDVIVADDAETRGDFWRVQPWVAIPKTSALRPASYAALPLQGALKGKRLGVPKMYIGKDDGADRPIETRASVLELWRQAARDLEALGAEVVEVDFPVVSNYERDRPGVLSMVDRVLVPAEFAEREIWDLSIWSWDDFLRANADPAIPDLASVDGAKIFPQPPGTLRDRYGEVDFDLARYVERAKQGVAPLADIPTIEEGLKGLETTRRIDFEDWLDANRLDAVVLPAVADVGPADADVDEASARLAWRNGTWVANGNLVWRHLGIPTVTVPMGTMADIGMPVGLTFAGKAYDDVALLTIAGDYERATRRRTVPPRTPALAGDVFEGRGAAAGDAPLTLALTAETTRSGDTDEIGIVLDVGADEPAAVKVHVNGEPVLMRAEGNRHTGRVVVPVSTHQGFHSVWRGAYGSIVTAIARPPDGHCKGTFTITGGIG, from the coding sequence ATGCTCAACCTCCACCTCGTCGAAGCCTCGATCGCCGACCTGCGCAGCGGGCTGGAAGACGGCACCGTCACCAGCGTCGAGCTGGTCGGTGCCTATCTCAACCGCATTGTGCATTACGACCGCCACGGCATCGCGCTGAACGCGGTCCCCATCCTCAATCCGAACATGTTCGAGGAGGCGGAAGCTTCGGACCGCCGCCGCCGAGAGGGCAAAGCCCTCGGCCCGCTCGACGGCATCCCTTACACCGCCAAGGACAGCTACAAGGCCAAGGGCCTGACGGTCGCCGCCGGCTCGCCCGCCTTCCAGCATCTCGTCGCCGGCGAGGACGCCTTCACCATCGCCAGGCTGCGCGCCGCCGGCGCGGTATTGATCGGCCTCACCAACATGCCGCCGATGGCCAATGGCGGCATGCAGCGCGGCGTCTATGGCCGCGCCGAGAGTCCGTACAACAAGGACTTCCTCACCGCCGCTTTCGCTTCCGGCTCGTCCAACGGCTCGGGCACGGCGACCGCCGCGTCCTTCGCCGCCTTCGGCCTCGGCGAAGAAACCTGGTCGTCCGGTCGCGCGCCCGCTTCCAACAACGCGCTGGTGGCCTACACGCCATCGCGCGGCGTGATTTCGGTGCGCGGCAACTGGCCCTTGGTGCCGACCATGGATGTGGTGGTGCCGCACACGCGGACCATTCCCGACATGCTGGAGCTGCTCGACGTGATCGTCGCCGACGATGCCGAGACGCGCGGCGATTTCTGGCGCGTGCAGCCCTGGGTGGCGATTCCGAAAACATCGGCGCTGCGGCCGGCGAGCTACGCCGCGCTTCCGCTGCAAGGCGCGCTGAAGGGCAAACGCCTCGGCGTGCCGAAAATGTATATCGGCAAGGATGATGGCGCCGACCGCCCGATCGAGACGCGCGCCTCGGTGCTGGAGCTTTGGCGTCAGGCAGCGCGCGATCTCGAAGCGCTCGGTGCTGAAGTGGTCGAGGTCGATTTCCCCGTCGTCTCCAACTACGAGCGCGACCGTCCGGGCGTGCTGTCGATGGTCGACCGTGTCCTTGTGCCGGCTGAATTCGCCGAGCGCGAGATCTGGGACCTGTCCATCTGGTCCTGGGACGATTTCCTGCGCGCCAATGCCGATCCCGCGATCCCCGATCTTGCTTCGGTCGACGGCGCAAAGATCTTTCCGCAGCCGCCGGGCACCTTGCGCGACCGTTATGGCGAGGTCGATTTCGATCTGGCGCGGTATGTCGAGCGGGCGAAGCAGGGCGTGGCGCCGCTCGCGGACATTCCCACCATCGAGGAGGGCCTGAAAGGCCTGGAGACAACGCGCCGTATCGATTTCGAGGACTGGCTCGATGCCAACCGCCTCGACGCCGTGGTGCTGCCGGCGGTCGCCGATGTCGGTCCGGCCGATGCCGACGTCGACGAGGCTTCCGCACGGCTTGCCTGGCGCAACGGCACCTGGGTCGCCAACGGCAATCTCGTGTGGCGCCATCTCGGCATCCCGACGGTGACGGTGCCGATGGGAACGATGGCCGATATCGGCATGCCGGTCGGCCTCACCTTCGCCGGCAAGGCTTATGACGACGTGGCGTTGCTGACCATCGCCGGCGATTACGAGCGGGCCACCAGACGCCGCACCGTTCCGCCGCGCACGCCGGCGCTGGCCGGCGATGTGTTCGAGGGCAGGGGCGCGGCTGCCGGCGATGCGCCGCTCACGCTGGCGCTGACCGCCGAGACGACGCGCTCCGGCGACACCGACGAGATCGGGATCGTGTTGGACGTCGGCGCGGACGAGCCGGCCGCGGTCAAGGTTCACGTCAATGGCGAGCCTGTCCTCATGCGGGCGGAGGGCAACCGCCATACCGGTCGGGTGGTCGTGCCGGTATCGACGCATCAGGGCTTCCACAGCGTCTGGCGCGGCGCCTATGGCTCGATCGTCACGGCCATCGCGCGCCCGCCCGACGGGCACTGTAAGGGAACCTTCACGATCACTGGCGGGATCGGGTGA
- a CDS encoding GFA family protein, with protein sequence MPTLDLPAEGGCRCGRVRLKISAKPLLTMACHCTGCQSMSSSAYSLSAAIPSEGFEVTKGEPVVGGLHGASKHYFCGYCMTWMFTRPEGIDWFVNLRPTMLDEHAWFAPFIETWTSEKLPWATTSAAHSYQALPSFEEYEPLVAEYAGTQG encoded by the coding sequence TTGCCCACCCTCGATCTTCCCGCCGAAGGCGGCTGCCGCTGCGGCCGCGTGCGCCTGAAGATTTCGGCAAAGCCGCTGCTCACCATGGCCTGCCATTGCACCGGCTGCCAGTCGATGTCGTCCAGCGCCTATTCGCTGAGCGCGGCAATCCCCTCGGAAGGTTTCGAGGTGACCAAGGGCGAGCCGGTGGTCGGCGGCCTGCATGGCGCATCGAAACACTATTTCTGCGGCTATTGCATGACCTGGATGTTCACCCGACCGGAAGGGATCGACTGGTTCGTCAACCTGCGCCCGACCATGCTCGACGAGCATGCCTGGTTCGCGCCCTTCATCGAGACCTGGACCAGTGAGAAATTGCCCTGGGCGACGACATCGGCCGCGCACAGCTACCAAGCGCTGCCGTCCTTCGAGGAATATGAGCCGCTGGTCGCCGAATACGCCGGCACGCAAGGCTGA
- the yghU gene encoding glutathione-dependent disulfide-bond oxidoreductase, translating into MDEYTPPKVWTWNKPNGGQFASINRPIAGPTHEKELPVGKHPLQLYSLATPNGQKVTIMLEELLALGHKGAEYDAWLIKIGDGDQFGSGFVGVNPNSKIPALMDRSEPKPVRVFESGSILTYLAEKFGAFLPTERAARAETFSWLFWQMGSAPYLGGGFGHFYAYAPHKIEYAIDRFAMETKRQMDVLDRRLAESEYLAGPDYTIADMAVWPWYGGLAKGRSYNDAAQFLSVHEYKNVQRWADAIDARPAVSRGRMVNRMSGDPAFQLRERHDASDFETKTQDKLEAAE; encoded by the coding sequence ATGGACGAATACACCCCGCCGAAAGTCTGGACCTGGAACAAGCCCAATGGTGGTCAGTTCGCCTCGATCAACCGGCCGATCGCGGGCCCGACGCATGAGAAGGAACTGCCGGTCGGCAAGCACCCGCTGCAGCTCTATTCACTGGCCACGCCCAACGGCCAGAAGGTTACGATCATGCTGGAGGAGTTGCTGGCGCTCGGCCACAAGGGCGCAGAGTATGATGCCTGGCTGATCAAGATCGGCGACGGCGACCAGTTCGGCAGCGGATTCGTCGGGGTCAACCCGAACTCGAAGATCCCGGCGCTGATGGACCGCAGCGAGCCGAAGCCGGTGCGCGTGTTCGAATCCGGCTCGATCCTCACCTATCTCGCCGAAAAATTCGGCGCGTTCCTGCCGACCGAGCGCGCGGCGCGCGCGGAAACCTTCTCGTGGCTGTTCTGGCAGATGGGCTCGGCGCCCTATCTCGGCGGCGGCTTCGGCCATTTCTACGCCTATGCGCCGCACAAGATCGAATATGCCATCGACCGCTTCGCCATGGAGACCAAGCGGCAGATGGACGTGCTCGACCGCCGCCTGGCCGAGAGCGAGTATCTTGCCGGCCCCGACTACACCATCGCCGACATGGCGGTGTGGCCCTGGTATGGCGGGCTGGCCAAGGGCCGCAGCTACAACGACGCCGCGCAGTTCCTCTCGGTGCATGAATACAAGAACGTGCAGCGCTGGGCCGACGCGATCGACGCCAGGCCGGCGGTAAGCCGCGGCCGCATGGTCAACCGCATGTCCGGCGATCCGGCCTTCCAGCTGCGCGAGCGCCACGACGCCAGCGACTTCGAGACGAAGACGCAGGATAAGCTGGAGGCGGCGGAGTAA
- a CDS encoding xanthine dehydrogenase family protein molybdopterin-binding subunit — protein sequence MNAPNLLPDITRRGFLAGAGALVVSFAIPAEAQQGEVPSAPGAQTAKPELPGSLADTPSLDAWIRIDADGSITVFTGKAELGQGTKTSLRQIAAEELEVEPAAIKLITADTALTPNEGYTAGSQTIQNSGTAIRYASAQARQILIAKASEKLGAPVEALKAEAGAVVGPNGAKAGYGELVSADFLHVDAAADTRLKPPAAYRAIGKPFARVDIPAKVTGGEAYVQDMRPPGMVHARVVRPPSYGAKLADFADVAVKAMPGVIAVVRDGDFLAVVAEQEFQAVKAMRAMAAVAKWQEQPALPDPNDISAFLEKAVSKVGTVTSVGADSAPGARTLQAQFTRAYQMHGSIGPSSAVAMLDNGLTTVWTHTQGVYPDRKAIAQMLGVPQEKVRCIHTEGSGCYGHNGADDAAADAALIAQKVPGKPVRVQWMRDQEHLWEPYGPAMLTRASATLDQNGNIVNWHYDLWSNNHGTRPGSAGSLIAGRLMERHFPPDPAELQISPLGNGDRNAIPLYDVPNQRVNWNFVADMPVRVSALRGLGAYCNVFSIESFMDELAVAANADPVEYRLRHLKDPRAKKVIEVAAQKFGWSKDALPEGRGRGFAFAKYKNHAAYLAVALEADVDSDSGAIKVSRVVAAVDCGEAVAPDSIINQTEGGILQSMSWTLYEAVHFDRTRILSPDWSTYPILRFSAVPDNIEVQVVDNPGTPYLGVAEAAQGPTAGAIANAFRNATGKRIYDLPYTRERVKDVLGV from the coding sequence ATGAACGCACCGAACCTGCTTCCCGATATCACCCGCCGCGGCTTCCTGGCGGGAGCCGGCGCGCTGGTCGTATCCTTCGCCATCCCCGCCGAGGCGCAGCAGGGCGAGGTACCGAGCGCGCCCGGCGCCCAGACGGCGAAACCCGAATTGCCCGGCAGTCTGGCTGATACGCCCTCGCTCGACGCTTGGATCCGCATCGACGCCGACGGTTCAATCACCGTCTTCACCGGCAAGGCCGAGCTTGGCCAGGGCACCAAGACGTCGCTGCGCCAGATCGCGGCCGAGGAGCTCGAGGTCGAGCCGGCGGCGATCAAACTGATCACCGCCGACACCGCGCTGACGCCGAATGAAGGCTACACCGCCGGCAGCCAGACGATCCAGAATTCAGGCACCGCCATCCGCTATGCCTCGGCGCAGGCGCGGCAGATCCTGATCGCCAAGGCCAGCGAAAAGCTCGGCGCGCCGGTCGAGGCGCTGAAGGCTGAGGCGGGAGCGGTCGTCGGCCCGAACGGCGCCAAGGCCGGTTATGGCGAACTGGTCTCGGCCGATTTCCTTCATGTCGATGCGGCGGCGGATACCAGGCTCAAGCCGCCGGCAGCCTATCGCGCGATCGGCAAGCCTTTCGCGCGCGTCGACATCCCGGCCAAGGTCACCGGCGGCGAGGCCTATGTCCAGGACATGCGCCCGCCGGGCATGGTTCATGCCCGCGTCGTGCGGCCGCCGAGCTACGGCGCGAAGCTCGCCGACTTCGCCGATGTCGCGGTCAAGGCGATGCCTGGCGTGATCGCCGTGGTGCGCGACGGCGATTTCCTCGCCGTGGTCGCCGAGCAGGAGTTCCAGGCCGTGAAGGCCATGCGCGCCATGGCCGCCGTCGCGAAGTGGCAGGAGCAGCCTGCGCTTCCCGACCCGAACGATATCTCGGCTTTCCTGGAAAAGGCCGTGTCGAAAGTCGGCACGGTGACCTCCGTCGGCGCCGACAGCGCGCCGGGAGCCAGGACGCTCCAGGCGCAATTCACGCGCGCCTACCAGATGCACGGCTCTATCGGTCCATCGAGCGCGGTGGCCATGCTCGACAATGGCCTGACGACGGTCTGGACGCATACGCAAGGCGTCTATCCCGATCGCAAGGCGATCGCCCAGATGCTCGGCGTGCCGCAGGAGAAGGTGCGCTGCATCCACACCGAGGGCTCGGGCTGCTACGGCCACAACGGCGCCGACGATGCGGCGGCCGACGCCGCGCTGATCGCGCAGAAAGTGCCGGGCAAGCCGGTGCGCGTGCAATGGATGCGCGACCAGGAGCATCTATGGGAGCCATACGGACCGGCGATGCTGACCAGGGCGAGTGCCACGCTCGACCAGAACGGCAACATCGTGAACTGGCACTACGACCTGTGGAGCAATAACCATGGCACGCGGCCGGGTTCCGCCGGATCGTTGATCGCCGGCAGGCTGATGGAACGGCATTTCCCGCCCGATCCCGCCGAGCTGCAAATCTCTCCGCTCGGCAATGGCGACCGCAACGCAATCCCGCTCTATGACGTGCCCAACCAGCGCGTGAACTGGAACTTCGTCGCCGACATGCCGGTGCGCGTGTCCGCGCTGCGCGGCCTCGGCGCCTATTGTAACGTCTTCTCCATCGAAAGCTTCATGGACGAGTTGGCGGTGGCGGCGAACGCCGATCCGGTCGAATACCGCCTGCGCCACCTGAAAGACCCGCGCGCCAAAAAGGTGATCGAGGTCGCGGCGCAAAAATTCGGCTGGTCGAAGGATGCTTTGCCGGAAGGCCGGGGCAGGGGTTTCGCCTTCGCTAAATACAAGAACCACGCCGCTTATCTGGCTGTTGCGCTGGAGGCCGATGTCGACAGCGACAGCGGCGCGATCAAGGTGTCGCGCGTCGTTGCGGCGGTCGATTGCGGGGAGGCCGTCGCCCCGGATTCGATTATCAACCAGACCGAAGGCGGCATATTGCAGTCGATGAGCTGGACGCTTTACGAGGCCGTGCATTTCGATCGAACGCGCATCTTGAGTCCGGACTGGTCAACCTATCCGATCCTGCGCTTCAGCGCGGTGCCCGACAATATCGAGGTGCAAGTCGTCGATAACCCCGGCACGCCTTATCTCGGCGTCGCCGAAGCCGCACAGGGCCCTACCGCTGGCGCCATCGCCAACGCATTCCGGAATGCGACCGGCAAGCGCATATACGATCTGCCTTACACGCGAGAGAGGGTGAAGGACGTGCTGGGGGTTTAG